In Micromonospora sp. WMMD980, the following are encoded in one genomic region:
- a CDS encoding aminotransferase class I/II-fold pyridoxal phosphate-dependent enzyme: MTTNVHLSPPDIGPLEESYLLAALRSGWVAPVGPDLSAFETEIAARVGTRGAVAVSSGTAALHLSLLGVGVMPGDVVVVPTLTFVATANAVRYTGARPVFVDCDGRTGNIDVPLLSELLRRLRAQGERVGAVVPVDMFGSCADYTALLPVCQDAGVPVVEDAAEALGAAHGGRAAGAFGHVGVLSFNGNKIMTTSGGGMVVSDDLSLLARARHLATQAREPAVHYEHRETGYNYRLSNLLAALGRAQLVRLEEMMGRRRLLRERYAKLFAPVSGVELVGAEDTESNCWLTVIRVRERSCGWRAADLAAHLAARDIETRPVWKPMHRQPAYADADNLLTGAADGLFAEGLALPSGSALTEPQVGGVLGAIDEFLTACSAPASR; encoded by the coding sequence ATGACGACCAACGTGCATCTTTCCCCGCCTGACATCGGTCCGTTGGAGGAGTCGTATCTCCTCGCCGCCCTGCGTTCCGGCTGGGTCGCGCCCGTCGGACCCGACCTCAGTGCCTTCGAGACCGAGATCGCGGCGCGCGTCGGCACCAGGGGCGCGGTGGCCGTCAGCTCGGGCACCGCGGCGCTGCACCTGTCGCTGCTCGGCGTCGGCGTCATGCCCGGTGACGTCGTCGTCGTCCCGACGCTCACGTTCGTCGCCACCGCGAACGCGGTCCGCTACACCGGTGCCCGGCCGGTCTTCGTCGACTGCGACGGGCGAACCGGCAACATCGACGTCCCGCTACTGAGCGAACTGTTGCGCCGGCTGCGCGCCCAGGGTGAGCGGGTCGGCGCGGTCGTGCCGGTCGACATGTTCGGCAGCTGCGCCGACTACACGGCACTGCTCCCGGTGTGCCAGGACGCCGGGGTGCCGGTGGTCGAGGACGCCGCCGAGGCGCTCGGCGCGGCTCACGGGGGGCGCGCGGCCGGAGCGTTCGGCCACGTCGGCGTACTGTCGTTCAACGGCAACAAGATTATGACGACCTCGGGCGGCGGAATGGTCGTCTCCGACGACCTGTCGCTGTTGGCTCGGGCCCGTCATCTCGCCACGCAGGCGCGGGAGCCAGCGGTGCACTACGAGCACCGGGAAACCGGCTACAACTACCGCCTGAGCAACTTGCTGGCCGCGCTGGGTCGCGCTCAACTCGTTCGGCTCGAGGAGATGATGGGCCGCCGGCGCCTGCTGCGGGAACGGTACGCGAAGCTCTTCGCCCCGGTTTCCGGAGTGGAACTGGTCGGCGCCGAGGACACGGAGTCCAACTGTTGGCTCACCGTGATCCGGGTGCGGGAGCGGAGCTGTGGGTGGCGGGCCGCCGACCTGGCCGCGCACCTTGCCGCGCGGGACATCGAGACACGACCGGTGTGGAAGCCGATGCACCGACAACCGGCGTACGCCGACGCGGACAACCTGCTCACCGGGGCGGCCGACGGCCTCTTCGCCGAGGGACTCGCGCTGCCCAGCGGCAGTGCCCTCACCGAGCCACAGGTCGGCGGCGTGCTCGGGGCCATCGACGAGTTTCTCACGGCCTGCTCCGCTCCGGCATCGCGCTGA
- the wecB gene encoding UDP-N-acetylglucosamine 2-epimerase (non-hydrolyzing), producing MTRVMTVVGTRPEIIRLSRVIARLDDAVDHVLIHTGQNWDSSLSDVFFKELRVREPDRFLRVDTSSLGRVLGGVLTGMEDAITELRPDALLVLGDTNSCIAALMARRMRVPVYHMEAGNRCFDLNVPEETNRRLVDHVADFNLVYTEHARRNLLAEGLHPRRVLHTGSPMREVLEHYRAEIGASTILRDLGLMPGRYFMVSAHREENVDRPDRLARLLECLRAVRDRWQFPVLVSTHPRTRGRLESLALDATALDGIAFHEPFGLLDYVQLQTKAYCTLSDSGTISEEAAILNFPAVTLRESIERPEALDVGGIIMTGLDPDGVVEAVALTVDQVRVDGVPCPVDYQVRDTSRRVVDFILSTVRRHHDWAGIRH from the coding sequence ATGACCCGTGTGATGACGGTGGTGGGCACCCGACCGGAGATCATCCGGCTCTCCCGGGTGATCGCGAGGCTCGACGACGCGGTGGACCACGTCCTGATCCACACCGGTCAGAACTGGGACAGCTCGTTGTCCGACGTGTTCTTCAAGGAGTTGCGTGTCCGGGAGCCCGACCGGTTCCTGCGGGTGGACACCTCCTCGCTCGGTCGGGTGCTGGGCGGCGTCCTGACCGGCATGGAGGACGCCATCACCGAGTTGCGCCCGGACGCCCTGCTCGTGCTCGGCGACACCAACAGTTGCATCGCCGCGCTGATGGCCCGGCGGATGCGGGTGCCCGTCTACCACATGGAGGCGGGCAACCGGTGTTTCGACCTCAACGTGCCGGAGGAGACGAACCGGCGTCTGGTGGACCATGTGGCCGACTTCAATCTCGTCTACACCGAGCACGCCCGGCGGAACCTGCTGGCCGAGGGTCTGCATCCGCGTCGTGTCCTGCACACCGGCTCACCGATGCGGGAGGTGCTGGAGCACTACCGGGCGGAGATCGGCGCCTCGACGATCCTGCGTGACCTGGGGCTGATGCCCGGCCGGTACTTCATGGTGAGCGCGCATCGGGAGGAGAACGTCGATCGGCCGGACCGGCTGGCCCGCCTGCTCGAGTGCCTGCGCGCGGTCCGTGACCGCTGGCAGTTCCCGGTGCTGGTGTCGACCCATCCACGCACCCGTGGCCGGCTGGAATCGCTGGCCCTGGACGCGACAGCGCTCGACGGCATCGCCTTCCACGAGCCGTTCGGGCTCCTCGACTATGTGCAACTCCAGACGAAGGCGTACTGCACGCTGTCGGACAGCGGCACGATCAGCGAGGAGGCGGCGATCCTCAACTTCCCCGCGGTGACCCTGCGCGAGTCGATCGAGCGGCCGGAGGCGCTGGACGTCGGCGGCATCATCATGACCGGCCTCGACCCGGACGGTGTGGTCGAGGCCGTCGCACTGACCGTCGACCAGGTCCGGGTGGACGGAGTGCCCTGCCCGGTCGACTACCAGGTCCGGGACACCTCTCGTCGGGTGGTCGACTTCATCCTGTCCACCGTCCGCAGGCACCACGACTGGGCGGGCATTCGGCACTGA